One Malus domestica chromosome 11, GDT2T_hap1 genomic region harbors:
- the LOC103425169 gene encoding peroxidase N-like, protein MTRSSINFSRRYSLAMITFFALCFVAKAQLSTDFYKATCPDVLKIVRREVLNAVKSEMRMAASLLRLHFHDCFVNGCDASLLLDGTDSEKNARPNLNSARGFEVVDRIKSSVESSCSGVVSCADILAIAARDSVLLSGGTSWKVLLGRRDGLVANQSGANSGLPAPTEALDIIISKFAAVGLNITDVVSLSGAHTIGLARCATFSNRLFNFSGTGAPDSTLEQSMLTDLQNQCPQTSDGNNTAPLDRNSTDLFDNHYFQNLINGKGLLGSDQILFSSDAAVTTGTKSLVQSYNSNLNLFLADFANSMIKMGNISPLTGSAGEIRLNCRAVNA, encoded by the exons ATGACAAGGTCATCGATTAATTTTAGCCGTCGTTACTCTTTGGCAATGATCACGTTCTTTGCCTTGTGTTTTGTCGCGAAAGCCCAGTTAAGTACAGATTTCTACAAGGCAACATGTCCGGATGTTCTCAAAATTGTCCGAAGAGAGGTTCTGAACGCTGTCAAGTCTGAAATGCGAATGGCTGCTTCTTTGCTTCGGCTTCACTTCCATGACTGCTTTGTCAAT GGTTGTGATGCGTCACTGCTACTGGATGGAACTGATAGTGAGAAGAATGCCCGCCCAAATTTGAATTCAGCAAGAGGGTTTGAAGTCGTTGACAGAATCAAGAGCTCTGTGGAGAGCTCATGTAGCGGAGTTGTGTCGTGTGCTGATATACTAGCCATAGCTGCTAGAGATTCTGTGCTCTTA AGTGGAGGAACTTCATGGAAAGTTCTACTTGGAAGAAGAGATGGTCTAGTGGCAAATCAGTCAGGAGCAAACAGTGGACTTCCTGCGCCAACTGAAGCCCTAGATATCATCATTTCCAAGTTTGCCGCTGTGGGCCTAAATATCACAGACGTTGTGTCCTTATCAG GAGCTCATACAATTGGGTTGGCACGGTGTGCCACTTTCAGCAATAGACTCTTCAACTTCTCAGGAACAGGTGCTCCTGACAGTACATTGGAACAAAGCATGCTAACTGATCTACAGAACCAGTGTCCGCAGACCAGTGATGGAAACAATACCGCGCCTTTAGATCGGAACTCAACCGATCTATTTGACAACCATTACTTTCAGAACTTGATTAACGGGAAGGGCCTCCTAGGTTCAGATCAAATTCTATTTTCTAGTGATGCAGCTGTGACAACAGGGACTAAAAGTTTGGTCCAAAGCTATAACTCAAATCTTAATCTGTTCTTAGCTGATTTTGCTAATTCTATGATCAAGATGGGGAATATTAGTCCTCTTACTGGGTCTGCTGGAGAGATCAGATTGAACTGCAGGGCTGTTAATGCATGA